One bacterium genomic window carries:
- a CDS encoding glycyl-radical enzyme activating protein produces MSSEGWVFDIQRFSLDDGPGIRTTVFLKGCPLRCQWCHNPEGLERRPQVRLTVNLCAHCGRCVTACDHGGHVVSADTHELFLEDCVRCGKCVDACLTGALEKIGKKMTVEDVMAIVRRDIPFYEQSGGGLTLSGGEPMSQYDFTKEIYEVAKAEGMNTAIETSALCPWEQLEELRPLLDLYQVDLKHTDNERHKELTGVPNDKILANITRMIEAGWPLIIRVPWIPTKNAEQGLLDGLEAFLTQFPNPPPVELMLYHRLGNSKWLAQGGEPTMADDIPAATKEDVAPWIERLTAKGISVKSNG; encoded by the coding sequence ATGTCTTCTGAAGGATGGGTTTTTGACATTCAACGCTTTTCGTTGGATGATGGTCCGGGTATTCGTACTACTGTATTTCTTAAGGGGTGTCCGCTAAGATGCCAGTGGTGCCATAACCCCGAAGGACTCGAACGACGGCCACAAGTACGCCTCACTGTGAATCTTTGTGCTCACTGCGGTCGATGTGTTACAGCATGTGACCACGGCGGTCACGTTGTTTCGGCGGATACACATGAACTCTTTCTAGAAGACTGCGTGCGCTGCGGCAAATGTGTTGATGCATGCCTAACTGGCGCACTTGAAAAGATCGGAAAGAAAATGACCGTCGAAGATGTTATGGCGATTGTTCGACGGGACATCCCATTCTATGAGCAATCCGGCGGAGGGCTTACCCTTTCCGGCGGCGAGCCTATGTCTCAGTATGATTTCACCAAAGAGATTTATGAAGTAGCCAAGGCCGAGGGAATGAACACCGCAATTGAAACCTCCGCCCTCTGCCCTTGGGAACAACTCGAAGAACTCAGGCCACTTCTAGATCTTTATCAGGTCGACCTCAAGCACACCGACAACGAGCGACATAAGGAATTAACTGGAGTTCCTAACGATAAGATTTTAGCCAACATAACACGTATGATTGAAGCTGGCTGGCCATTAATCATCCGCGTACCCTGGATCCCGACGAAAAACGCAGAGCAGGGACTTTTAGATGGTTTAGAAGCCTTCCTTACTCAATTCCCTAACCCGCCTCCAGTTGAACTCATGCTCTATCACCGATTAGGCAACAGCAAATGGCTTGCCCAAGGCGGCGAACCCACCATGGCCGACGACATCCCAGCCGCCACCAAAGAGGACGTAGCCCCCTGGATAGAACGCCTAACCGCCAAAGGAATATCGGTAAAGAGCAACGGATAG